Proteins from a single region of Tachysurus vachellii isolate PV-2020 chromosome 15, HZAU_Pvac_v1, whole genome shotgun sequence:
- the LOC132857786 gene encoding tripartite motif-containing protein 16-like protein yields MQQQQRAAQRTQEVAWPGAVHSSGRAPRILGAAAEDVCRAPPPPPVFEIPTRNRFAPLRETDRDTVIIGDSIVRHVCATVAKVTTPCGHSFCTVCINAHWDQEDVNGVYSCPQCRETFTPRPVLRRNNMLAEVVEKLKKTELQAASPAVSSKAERTKKQNELKEDQIKSHQRIQEKQKKVQELKQTVDIIKICSQAAVDDSERIFTEMISSMEKKRSEVTEVIRAQEKDEVSRAERLLNQLEQEIADLKRRVTELEQLSHTHDDLHFLQSFPSLCVSPGCDDSPSFTVNQHLSFGGVRKSLSDLKKRVEQICEEKFNKIRPQAAAVQMILPSEPKSREDFLQYFCYLTLDPNTVNYHLILSKKNRVVRWSETQQRYSDHPERFDSWPQVLCKESVCGRCYWEVEWSGDDVDISVSYKEISRKGGGNECGLGHNSQSWSLECSSSYVSFWHNNIYIELRGPSPSRIGVYVDHSAGTLSFYSVSDTMRLLHRVHTTFTQPLYAGVRIWSNKSSVRFCYTK; encoded by the exons atgcagcagcagcaacGTGCA gcccaacGCACCCAGGAAGTGGCCTGGCCAGGGGCAGTTCACTCCAGCGGCAGGGCACCGcggatcctgggtgcagcagcggaggacGTGTGCCGGGCCCCTCCACCACCAccggtcttcgagatccccacccggaacCGCTTTGCCCCCCTTCGCGAGACGGACCGTgacactgtgatcatcggagactccatcgtccgccaTGTCtgtgctactgtggctaaag TGACTACTCCCTGTGGACACAGTTTCTGTACGGTGTGTATTAATGCTCACTGGGATCAGGAGGATGTGAATGGCGTctacagctgtcctcagtgTAGAGAGACTTTCACTCCAAGGCCTGTTCTACGCAGGAACAACATGCTGGCTGAAgtggtggagaaactgaagaagactgaactccaagctgcttctcctgctGTTTCATCTAAAgcagaaagaactaaaaaacag AATGAGTTAAAGGAGGATCAGATAAAATCCCATCAGAGGatccaggagaagcagaagaaggtgcaggagctgaaacagactgTGGACATTATTAAG ATATGTTCACAGGCAGCAGTAGATGACAGTGAGAGGATCTTTACTGAGATGATCAGCTCCATGGAGAAAAAGCGCTCGGAGGTGACGGAGgtgatcagagctcaggagaaagATGAAGTGAGTCGGGCTGAACGACTCCTGAATcaactggagcaggagattgcTGATCTTAAGAGGAGAGtcactgagctggagcagctttcacacacacacgatgacctccacttcctccag agtttcccgtctctctgtgtttctcctggATGTGACGACTCACCCAGCTTCACTGTCAATCAACATCTCTCATTTGGTGGAGTGAGgaaatctctctcagatctgaAAAAACGAGTCGAACAAATCTGTGAGGAGAAATTCAACAAAATCAGACCACaag ctgcagcagttcagatGATTTTACCTTCAGAACCAAAGAGCAGAGAAGATTTTCTGCAGT atttctgttATCTGACTCTGGATCCAAACACAGTAAATTATCATCTCATTCTCTCTAAGAAGAACAGAGTGGTGAGATGGAGTGAGACACAACAGCGATACTCTgatcatccagagagatttgactcCTGGCCtcaggtgttgtgtaaggagagtgtgtgtggacgctgttactgggaggtggagtggagcgGTGATGATGTGGACATATCAGTGTCATATAAAGAGATCAGCAGGAAAGGAGGGGGTAATGAGTGTGGGTTGGGTCACAACAGTCAGTCCTGGAGTCTGGAGTGTTCTTCTTCCTATGTCTCTTTCTGGCACAACAACATTTATATTGAGCTCCGAGGTCCATCACCCtccagaataggagtgtatgtggatcacagtgcaggaactctgtccttctacagtgtctctgacaccatgaggctcctccacagagtccacaccacattcactcagcctctataCGCTGGAGTCAGGATTTGGAGTAATAAATCATCTGTGAGGTTttgttatacaaaataa